In Zingiber officinale cultivar Zhangliang chromosome 1A, Zo_v1.1, whole genome shotgun sequence, a genomic segment contains:
- the LOC122023319 gene encoding sucrose nonfermenting 4-like protein, which translates to MFPRDAENSHVGANVAGGVLAPTRFVWPYGGRRVFVTGSFTGWSEHIPMSPVEGCPTVFQVICRLSPGLHQYKFYVDGEWRHDERQPFLSGNYGVVNTICILSEANPLAALPSPGTPNNRMGMDVDNETFHHAAALREGTMQGGTVRISEEDIKISRSHISMFLSSHTAYDLLPDSGKVVALDVNLPVKQAFHILYEQGISVAPLWDSLRCQFVGVLSALDFILILQELGNRGSNLREEELETHTIYAWKEGKHQLLGQLENHGKSLQSCMIHAGPYDSLKDVAVKILQNEVSTVPIMYPSAHDDGSFPQLLHLASLSGILKRICRHFRHSISSLPILQQPICKIPLGTWDPRIEDQSGRPLVVLRQNSLLSLALSLLIQAKVSSIPIVDENDSFVDIYSRSDITALAKDRVYAQIHLDKMNIQQALQLGHDMPSQGGFDGQRCQMCLRTDPLMKVMERLANPGVRRVIIVEAGSKRVEGIISLSDVFRFLLC; encoded by the exons ATGTTTCCTCGGGATGCGGAAAATTCGCATGTGGGAGCAAATGTTGCTGGCGGTGTGTTAGCGCCCACACGGTTTGTGTGGCCTTATGGTGGGAGAAGGGTCTTCGTTACCGGCTCTTTTACAGG ATGGTCCGAACATATTCCCATGTCTCCTGTGGAGGGTTGTCCTACAGTGTTTCAGGTTATTTGCAGATTATCACCAGGGTTACATCAG TATAAATTTTATGTTGATGGGGAGTGGAGGCATGATGAACGCCAACCTTTTCTCAGTGGAAACTATGGAGTAGTCAACACTATCTGTATACTTTCCGAGGCTAATCCTTTGGCTGCATTACCAAGCCCTGGGACGCCTAATAACAGAATGGGAATGGATGTGGACAACGAAACATTTCACCATGCA GCAGCATTGCGAGAAGGAACCATGCAAGGTGGCACTGTTAGGATTTCGGAGGAGGATATAAAAATATCCCGCTCTCATATTTCTATGTTCTTGTCGTCACATACAGCTTATGATTTACTTCCTGACTCCGGAAAG GTTGTTGCACTCGATGTTAATTTGCCTGTGAAGCAGGCATTTCATATTCTCTATGAACAG GGAATTTCTGTGGCGCCACTGTGGGATTCTCTGAGGTGTCAATTTGTTGGAGTACTAAGTGCTCtggattttattttaattcttcAAGAG CTTGGAAATCGAGGCTCAAATCTTAGAGAGGAAGAACTGGAGACCCATACAATATATGCTTGGAAGGAGGGGAAGCATCAGCTTTTGGGGCAGTTAGAGAATCATGGCAAATCACTTCAAAGTTGCATGATCCAC GCTGGTCCATATGATTCTTTAAAAGATGTGGCTGTGAAGATTTTGCAAAATGAAGTCTCTACTGTTCCAATCATGTACCCATCAGCACATGATGATGGTTCATTTCCACAACTATTACATCTTGCTTCTCTTTCAGGGATTCTGAAAC GTATTTGCAGACACTTTAGACACTCTATTAGTTCTTTACCTATTCTACAACAACCTATTTGCAAAATACCATTGGGTACTTGGGATCCGCGAATTGAGGACCAAAGTGGGCGCCCACTAGTTGTGTTAAGACAGAACAGTTTACTCAGTTTAGCCCTTTCTCTTTTGATTCAAG CTAAAGTTAGCTCAATCCCGATTGTTGATGAAAATGATTCCTTTGTGGATATATATTCCAGAAG TGACATCACAGCATTAGCTAAAGACAGAGTTTATGCGCAAATACACCTTGATAAAATGAACATTCAGCAG GCACTACAACTTGGGCATGATATGCCTTCTCAAGGGGGCTTTGATGGCCAGAGATGCCAGATGTGCCTCCGCACAGATCCTTTGATGAAAGTGATGGAGAGATTGGCAAATCCTG GGGTACGACGTGTTATCATAGTTGAGGCTGGAAGCAAACGTGTGGAAGGAATAATTTCACTGAGCGATGTATTCAGATTTCTGCTTTGCTAG